A single window of Euwallacea similis isolate ESF13 chromosome 25, ESF131.1, whole genome shotgun sequence DNA harbors:
- the Cdk5alpha gene encoding cyclin-dependent kinase 5 activator 1, translated as MGTVLSFSPRERARPLYTTSSTGDFALNNFSYEQLNNVKNNRDCNKANLSHSNTHTLNNINNNDNARILSEKNALEKNLKKHSLFINALSWKRFSTTNNNKKKQENIKNKNVTVFRQPLDNVHGQNVDKNKNIQQQQSNKQPSYYCSSKSTSALALDIVRVNNANNTNYNLHCEKLTTKQTLQIQRESNQVVPVAAPRRTVIQASTSELLKCLGMFLHSRCYRLRDFQAGDAVMWLRTVDRSLLLQGWQDVAFINPANIVFVYMLVRDLVEEDVECEQDLQAVVLTCLYLSYSYMGNEISYPLKPFLVEDSKEKFWDRCLDIVNRLSSNMLRINAEPGYFTEIFSELKAFGIGHIVTNNLATMGCQTVPVVSCNSGGTQAA; from the exons ATGGGTACCGTGTTAAGCTTCTCTCCTCGTGAACGGGCCCGGCCTCTGTACACCACCAGCAGTACAGGGGATTTCGCGCTGAACAACTTCTCGTACGAACAATTGAACAATGTGAAAAACAACAGGGACTGCAACAAGGCAAATCTGAGCCACTCAAACACTCACACCCTCAACAACATCAACAATAACGATAACGCTAGGATATTGTCGGAGAAAAACGCGCTGGAGAAGAACTTGAAAAAGCACTCCTTATTCATCAACGCCCTCTCATGGAAACGCTTCTCCACCACTAATAACAACaagaaaaaacaagaaaatattaagaataaaaacGTCACGGTATTTAGACAACCTCTGGATAATGTCCACGGACAAAACGTGGATAAAAACAAGAACATCCAACAGCAACAATCTAATAAACAACCGTCTTATTACTGCTCGTCGAAATCCACGTCCGCCTTAGCATTAGACATTGTTAGAGTTAACAATGCTAACaatacaaattataatttgcaTTGCGAAAAGCTAACGACTAAGCAGACTTTGCAGATTCAAAGAGAATCAAATCAGGTCGTTCCGGTGGCCGCTCCGAGGAGGACGGTTATCCAGGCTTCTACTTCAGagcttttgaaatgtttaggGATGTTCTTGCATTCTAGATGTTATAGATTACGAGATTTTCAGGCCGGAGATGCGGTTATGTGGTTGAGAACAGTGGATAGAAGTCTGCTCTTGCAAGGATGGCAG gATGTTGCTTTCATAAATCCTGCCAACATCGTCTTCGTCTACATGTTAGTGCGTGACCTGGTAGAGGAAGACGTAGAATGCGAACAGGATCTTCAGGCTGTGGTTTTAACTTGTTTGTATTTATCCTATTCGTATATGG GGAACGAAATTTCCTACCCGCTCAAACCGTTCTTAGTTGAAGACTCCAAGGAGAAATTCTGGGACCGATGCCTAGATATAGTTAATCGCCTATCTTCCAATATGCTTCGTATCAATGCAGAGCCTG gCTACTTTACCGAAATCTTCTCCGAATTGAAAGCCTTCGGCATAGGCCACATTGTCACAAACAACTTGGCAACGATGGGGTGTCAAACAGTACCAGTGGTGTCCTGCAACAGTGGCGGTACCCAGGCGGCTTGA
- the Hacl gene encoding 2-hydroxyacyl-CoA lyase 1 has product MGEIDGNTVLAEALKAQGIEFVFGIIGYPVIELSMALQTADIHFIGMRNEQAACYAAQAMGYLTGTPGAVLVVSGPGLLHTFGGLANAQINCWPVLVIGGSAPQDHEGIGGFQECTQVELARPYCKYSARPGSISLIPLHVEKAVRLAKNGRPGAAYLDFPANILSGKIDSSKIPAQYGPTEIPLIYPDPKKIEEAVKVLINAKRPLVIVGKGAAYARAENEVNELISSTNLPFLATPMGKGVVSDTSDKCIQPARSLALLKADVILLLGARLNWILHFGRPNRYAPDVKVIQIDITPEELHNSVKAEVAIQSDIKPAVRQLVNGLKKTNFLFSGKKEWWTTLRTKCENNIRGVEAMSKDEKLPLSYYPVFKNLYESLPENCIIVSEGANTMDIGRTMLLNKLPRHRLDAGTFGTMGVGLGFGIAAALYCRHYEPSKRVICVEGDSAFGFSGMEVETMARYKLPVIIVIVNNSGIYTGMDPEVFKDVQESGDVTKVTHPGCLSSSTRYDNMMGLFERKGYFVKTVPELKSAITKALKIQDGPTIINVIIDPTADRKPQTFTWLTESKL; this is encoded by the exons ATGGGAGAGATTGATGGAAATACAGTGTTGGCTGAAGCCCTAAAAGCCCAG GGCATCGAATTCGTTTTTGGAATCATTGGATACCCTGTTATAGAGCTTAGTATGGCTCTTCAAACAGCGGATATTCATTTCATAGGTATGAGGAATGAACAAGCTGCGTGCTATGCTGCACAAGCTATGGGATATTTAACAG GGACTCCTGGGGCTGTCCTTGTAGTTTCAGGTCCAGGTTTGCTCCATACTTTCGGCGGTCTAGCTAACGCTCAAATAAACTGCTGGCCAGTATTGGTCATCGGGGGCTCGGCTCCTCAAGACCACGAAGGAATAGGAGGATTTCAAGAATGTACCCAG GTAGAACTTGCTCGTCCTTACTGCAAATACTCGGCCAGACCCGGAAGTATCTCTCTGATTCCCCTCCATGTTGAGAAAGCTGTAAGATTGGCTAAAAATGGAAGGCCTGGTGCTGCATATCTGGATTTCCCGGCCAATATATTGTCAGGAAAGATTGATTCCAGCAAAATTCCAGCTCAGTATGGTCCTACCGAGATTCCACTAATATATCCTGATCCAAAGAAAATCGAAGAGGCTGTTAAAGTGTTAATTAACGCTAAGAGACCTTTGGTGATTGTTGGTAAAGGGGCTGCATATGCCAGAGCTGAAAATGAG GTCAATGAACTTATAAGCTCAACCAACCTGCCATTTCTCGCGACTCCAATGGGTAAAGGAGTAGTGTCAGACACATCTGATAAATGCATCCAACCAGCCAGATCATTAGCTCTGCTCAAAGCTGATGTTATTCTGCTATTGGGTGCCAGATTGAACTGGATTCTGCATTTTGGACGTCCTAACAG GTATGCTCCTGACGTGAAAGTTATTCAGATTGACATCACCCCTGAAGAGTTGCACAATAGCGTAAAAGCGGAAGTTGCTATACAAAGCGATATAAAGCCTGCTGTAAGACAATTAGTCAATGGACTGAAGAAGACAAACTTTCTGTTTTCTGGTAAGAAAGAATGGTGGACTACCTTGAGGACCAAGtgtgaaaataatataagaGGAGTTGAg GCTATGTCTAAAGATGAAAAATTGCCTTTGAGCTATTATCCAGTGTTTAAAAACCTTTATGAGAGCTTACCTGAGAACTGCATAATTGTTAGTGAGGGAGCTAATACCATGGACATAGGGCGAACCATGTTACTGAATAAATTGCCGAGGCATAGGCTTGATGCGGGAACCTTTGGTACCATGGGG GTTGGTTTAGGATTTGGCATTGCTGCCGCCCTTTATTGCAGACATTACGAGCCCAGCAAAAGGGTAATTTGTGTTGAAGGAGACTCTGCATTCGGGTTTTCAGGAATGGAAGTCGAAACCATGGCCAGATACAAATTACCCGTAATAATTGTTATAGTCAACAATTCTGGCATTTACACTGGCATGGACCCAGAAGTGTTCAAAGATGTTCAGGAAAGTGGCGATGTAACCAAAGT GACACACCCTGGATGTCTTTCATCTTCCACGCGTTACGATAACATGATGGGATTATTTGAAAGGAAAGGCTACTTTGTGAAGACGGTACCAGAGCTAAAATCAGCTATAACAAAGGCTTTAAAGATTCAAGATGGACCGACCATTATTAATGTTATCATCGATCCTACTGCAGATCGGAAACCTCAGACCTTCACATGGCTTACAGAGTCAAAGTTGTAA
- the gus gene encoding protein gustavus isoform X3, producing the protein MRVIDIGYFLLECVVTASLEVYLTRYKTSIRTGGVRNVGCSGGGGGQQAGGGVVRGAADVRRAYKAAVVPACGGTKTGPRGRRGARGMSMGQKVSNGVKAGNGRDAAAAPYKPVIPRELAQDFARPPRLDMLLDMPPALRETQLKYSWNQDDRSLNIFVKEDDKLTFHRHPVAQSTDCIRGKIGFTKGMHCWEVSWSTRQRGTHAVVGVATAEAPLHSVGYHSLVGSTDNSWGWDLGRNKLYHDSKNQSGVLYPALLKPDETFIVPDKFLVVLDMDEGTLSFVVDGQYLGVAFRGLKGKKLYPIVSAVWGHCEITMRYIGGLDPEPLPLMDLCRRVIRQKIGKAHLEEKVMSLQLPQALQTYLLYRDRR; encoded by the exons GTACAAGACCAGCATCAGGACCGGAGGCGTGAGAAACGTAGGCTGCAGCGGCGGCGGAGGCGGGCAGCAGGCGGGCGGCGGGGTAGTCCGCGGCGCCGCTGACGTGCGCCGGGCCTATAAGGCGGCCGTGGTGCCTGCTTGCGGCGGTACCAAAACGGGACCGCGGGGAAGACGGGGTGCGCGGGGTATGAGCATGGGCCAGAAG GTCAGCAACGGAGTAAAGGCCGGCAACGGCAGGGACGCCGCAGCCGCCCCCTACAAACCCGTCATTCCCAGGGAACTAGCACAAGATTTCGCGAGGCCCCCGCGACTGGACATGCTACTGGACATGCCTCCCGCTCTCCGAGAAACACAGCTCAAGTACAGTTGGAACCAAGACGACCGCTCTCTAAACATATTCGTTAAGGAAGACGACAAATTGACGTTCCATAGACACCCGGTCGCACAGAGTACCGACTGTATAAGAGGAAAAATAGGATTTACTAAG GGTATGCACTGTTGGGAAGTGTCTTGGTCAACGCGACAACGAGGCACTCACGCAGTAGTGGGCGTGGCAACGGCGGAGGCCCCATTGCATTCAGTAGGTTACCATAGCCTAGTTGGCAGTACGGACAATTCATGGGGCTGGGACTTGGGAAGAAATAAGCTCTACCACGACTCCAAGAATCAGTCTGGGGTGCTGTATCCAGCCTTGTTGAAACCGGACGAAACATTTATCGTTCCCGACAAATTTTTAGTCGTCTTGGATATGGATGAGGGTACATTGAGTTTCGTCGTAGACGGCCAGTACCTTGGGGTGGCATTTAGGGGCCTGAAAGGCAAGAAGTTGTATCCTATCGTGAGTGCAGTATGGGGACATTGCGAAATCACGATGAGATATATCGGCGGTCTTGATC CTGAACCTCTACCTCTAATGGACCTCTGCCGGCGAGtaataagacaaaaaatagGAAAAGCCCACTTAGAGGAGAAAGTGATGAGTCTCCAGCTACCTCAAGCATTGCAAACGTACTTGCTCTATCGGGATAGAAGATAA
- the gus gene encoding protein gustavus isoform X4 produces the protein MVLWLLKMNLKILRYKTSIRTGGVRNVGCSGGGGGQQAGGGVVRGAADVRRAYKAAVVPACGGTKTGPRGRRGARGMSMGQKVSNGVKAGNGRDAAAAPYKPVIPRELAQDFARPPRLDMLLDMPPALRETQLKYSWNQDDRSLNIFVKEDDKLTFHRHPVAQSTDCIRGKIGFTKGMHCWEVSWSTRQRGTHAVVGVATAEAPLHSVGYHSLVGSTDNSWGWDLGRNKLYHDSKNQSGVLYPALLKPDETFIVPDKFLVVLDMDEGTLSFVVDGQYLGVAFRGLKGKKLYPIVSAVWGHCEITMRYIGGLDPEPLPLMDLCRRVIRQKIGKAHLEEKVMSLQLPQALQTYLLYRDRR, from the exons GTACAAGACCAGCATCAGGACCGGAGGCGTGAGAAACGTAGGCTGCAGCGGCGGCGGAGGCGGGCAGCAGGCGGGCGGCGGGGTAGTCCGCGGCGCCGCTGACGTGCGCCGGGCCTATAAGGCGGCCGTGGTGCCTGCTTGCGGCGGTACCAAAACGGGACCGCGGGGAAGACGGGGTGCGCGGGGTATGAGCATGGGCCAGAAG GTCAGCAACGGAGTAAAGGCCGGCAACGGCAGGGACGCCGCAGCCGCCCCCTACAAACCCGTCATTCCCAGGGAACTAGCACAAGATTTCGCGAGGCCCCCGCGACTGGACATGCTACTGGACATGCCTCCCGCTCTCCGAGAAACACAGCTCAAGTACAGTTGGAACCAAGACGACCGCTCTCTAAACATATTCGTTAAGGAAGACGACAAATTGACGTTCCATAGACACCCGGTCGCACAGAGTACCGACTGTATAAGAGGAAAAATAGGATTTACTAAG GGTATGCACTGTTGGGAAGTGTCTTGGTCAACGCGACAACGAGGCACTCACGCAGTAGTGGGCGTGGCAACGGCGGAGGCCCCATTGCATTCAGTAGGTTACCATAGCCTAGTTGGCAGTACGGACAATTCATGGGGCTGGGACTTGGGAAGAAATAAGCTCTACCACGACTCCAAGAATCAGTCTGGGGTGCTGTATCCAGCCTTGTTGAAACCGGACGAAACATTTATCGTTCCCGACAAATTTTTAGTCGTCTTGGATATGGATGAGGGTACATTGAGTTTCGTCGTAGACGGCCAGTACCTTGGGGTGGCATTTAGGGGCCTGAAAGGCAAGAAGTTGTATCCTATCGTGAGTGCAGTATGGGGACATTGCGAAATCACGATGAGATATATCGGCGGTCTTGATC CTGAACCTCTACCTCTAATGGACCTCTGCCGGCGAGtaataagacaaaaaatagGAAAAGCCCACTTAGAGGAGAAAGTGATGAGTCTCCAGCTACCTCAAGCATTGCAAACGTACTTGCTCTATCGGGATAGAAGATAA
- the gus gene encoding protein gustavus isoform X5, which produces MSMGQKVSNGVKAGNGRDAAAAPYKPVIPRELAQDFARPPRLDMLLDMPPALRETQLKYSWNQDDRSLNIFVKEDDKLTFHRHPVAQSTDCIRGKIGFTKGMHCWEVSWSTRQRGTHAVVGVATAEAPLHSVGYHSLVGSTDNSWGWDLGRNKLYHDSKNQSGVLYPALLKPDETFIVPDKFLVVLDMDEGTLSFVVDGQYLGVAFRGLKGKKLYPIVSAVWGHCEITMRYIGGLDPEPLPLMDLCRRVIRQKIGKAHLEEKVMSLQLPQALQTYLLYRDRR; this is translated from the exons ATGAGCATGGGCCAGAAG GTCAGCAACGGAGTAAAGGCCGGCAACGGCAGGGACGCCGCAGCCGCCCCCTACAAACCCGTCATTCCCAGGGAACTAGCACAAGATTTCGCGAGGCCCCCGCGACTGGACATGCTACTGGACATGCCTCCCGCTCTCCGAGAAACACAGCTCAAGTACAGTTGGAACCAAGACGACCGCTCTCTAAACATATTCGTTAAGGAAGACGACAAATTGACGTTCCATAGACACCCGGTCGCACAGAGTACCGACTGTATAAGAGGAAAAATAGGATTTACTAAG GGTATGCACTGTTGGGAAGTGTCTTGGTCAACGCGACAACGAGGCACTCACGCAGTAGTGGGCGTGGCAACGGCGGAGGCCCCATTGCATTCAGTAGGTTACCATAGCCTAGTTGGCAGTACGGACAATTCATGGGGCTGGGACTTGGGAAGAAATAAGCTCTACCACGACTCCAAGAATCAGTCTGGGGTGCTGTATCCAGCCTTGTTGAAACCGGACGAAACATTTATCGTTCCCGACAAATTTTTAGTCGTCTTGGATATGGATGAGGGTACATTGAGTTTCGTCGTAGACGGCCAGTACCTTGGGGTGGCATTTAGGGGCCTGAAAGGCAAGAAGTTGTATCCTATCGTGAGTGCAGTATGGGGACATTGCGAAATCACGATGAGATATATCGGCGGTCTTGATC CTGAACCTCTACCTCTAATGGACCTCTGCCGGCGAGtaataagacaaaaaatagGAAAAGCCCACTTAGAGGAGAAAGTGATGAGTCTCCAGCTACCTCAAGCATTGCAAACGTACTTGCTCTATCGGGATAGAAGATAA